In Macadamia integrifolia cultivar HAES 741 chromosome 5, SCU_Mint_v3, whole genome shotgun sequence, a single window of DNA contains:
- the LOC122078932 gene encoding pentatricopeptide repeat-containing protein At2g17210 — MRISANFSGSKFAINTVRIMESSSKGQWQEVLYNCHEMSAAGSLVDPSVFPPILKACTNLGCLTQGYSIHARLIKQGLESYPSIGNSTLDFYMKSEDMDSALGVFGSMRSKESVSWNIVIHGCLNQGAFEDGLWFFRQARVAGFQPNISTLVLVLQACRRLRALHEALIIHSFIIRSGFSDLISIQNSLLSVYVDFSDIESACCLFDRMPVRDVISWSAIIGGFVQFGEAHVAIGLFKEMFSLPHVQLDGLTVVNVLKACTSLGEIDLGRMLHVFVICRGFSSDLFIGNSLVGMYSKFNDSDSAFKIFCEVPHRNIVSWNSVLSGFVHNKRSSEAVILFSSMGEAGIEGDEVTLVTLLQAIKNLVHPLHCKSVHSTVLRKGYELNKLVLNSLMDAYAKCDMVDLGWKLFNRMTRRDMISWSTMISGFAHCGKPDKAMTIFQEMNQSQEKPNAVTMLSLLEACAVSADLRRSKWAHAIAIRRGLSTEVEVGTAILNVYSNCGEIDLSRRVFDHMLERNIVSWSAMLAAYGMNSRAHDALALLAEMELQGMKPNAITILSVLSACSHGGLIEQGLSCFEKMVQNHGFEPSLEHYSCVVDMLGRAGKLNSAMSIIKNMPEGVKAGASAWGALLSACRSYGNNELGRGAAVHVLELEPSNSAGYLLASNMYAAGGFWDNVARMRGLVKERDVKVMVGYSLVHLENKPHRFVAGDATHPQAGEIHALVEYLHGCMKMDSRIEILEDSFPC, encoded by the coding sequence ATGCGTATCTCCGCCAATTTTTCTGGTTCCAAGTTCGCAATTAATACTGTGAGAATCATGGAATCATCGTCTAAGGGGCAATGGCAAGAAGTACTTTATAACTGTCATGAAATGAGTGCAGCAGGATCTCTAGTGGACCCTTCTGTGTTCCCTCCCATTCTCAAAGCGTGCACCAACCTTGGGTGCTTGACGCAAGGATATTCTATTCATGCACGTCTTATCAAGCAGGGATTGGAATCTTACCCTTCTATCGGCAATTCCACTCTGGATTTTTACATGAAAAGCGAGGATATGGATTCTGCATTGGGTGTTTTTGGTTCCATGAGGAGCAAGGAATCAGTTTCATGGAACATAGTTATCCATGGGTGTCTTAATCAAGGTGCTTTTGAGGatggtttatggttttttaGGCAAGCGAGGGTTGCAGGCTTTCAACCCAACATTTCCACCTTGGTGCTCGTACTACAAGCTTGCCGACGTCTAAGAGCTCTTCATGAAGCTTTGATCATTCACAGTTTCATAATTCGAAGTGGGTTTTCAGATCTTATTTCGATTCAGAATTCCCTATTGAGTGTGTACGTGGACTTCTCTGATATAGAATCTGCATGTTGTTTGTTCGACAGAATGCCTGTTAGAGATGTTATATCATGGAGTGCGATTATTGGGGGATTTGTGCAGTTTGGGGAAGCTCACGTTGCAATCGGATTGTTCAAAGAGATGTTTTCTTTACCCCATGTCCAACTAGATGGCCTTACCGTAGTAAACGTTCTTAAAGCCTGCACTAGTCTTGGGGAAATTGATCTTGGAAGAATGCTTCACGTTTTTGTGATCTGTAGAGGTTTTAGTTCTGATTTGTTTATTGGGAATTCGTTGGTTGGTATGTATTCAAAGTTTAATGACTCTGATTctgcttttaaaattttttgtgaGGTTCCTCATAGGAATATTGTTTCATGGAATTCTGTCTTATCTGGATTTGTCCATAACAAGCGGAGTTCAGAAGCTGTAATATTGTTTAGTTCAATGGGTGAGGCTGGAATTGAGGGCGATGAGGTGACTTTGGTTACTCTTCTTCAAGCAATCAAGAACCTTGTGCACCCACTGCACTGCAAATCTGTTCATTCAACAGTTCTCCGGAAGGGGTACGAATTGAACAAGCTGGTGTTGAATTCTTTAATGGATGCCTATGCTAAGTGTGATATGGTTGATCTTGGTTGGAAGCTGTTCAATAGAATGACGAGGAGGGATATGATTTCATGGAGCACAATGATTTCTGGTTTCGCCCATTGTGGCAAGCCAGACAAAGCAATGACCATCTTTCAGGAGATGAATCAGTCGCAGGAGAAGCCAAATGCGGTTACCATGTTGAGCCTTTTGGAAGCTTGTGCGGTTTCAGCTGATCTAAGGAGGTCAAAATGGGCACATGCCATTGCAATTAGAAGAGGATTGTCAACAGAGGTGGAAGTTGGAACTGCCATCCTAAATGTGTACTCCAACTGTGGGGAGATAGATCTTTCAAGAAGAGTTTTTGACCATATGCTTGAGAGAAACATAGTATCATGGAGTGCTATGCTAGCAGCATATGGTATGAACAGTCGTGCACATGATGCACTTGCTTTGCTTGCTGAGATGGAATTGCAGGGTATGAAGCCGAATGCTATAACAATCCTTTCAGTGTTGTCAGCATGTAGCCATGGGGGATTAATTGAACAGGGGCTTAGTTGTTTTGAGAAGATGGTTCAAAATCATGGGTTTGAGCCTAGTTTAGAGCATTACTCGTGTGTCGTTGATATGTTGGGCCGGGCTGGGAAGCTCAATAGTGCAATGTCTATCATCAAGAATATGCCTGAAGGGGTCAAGGCAGGAGCCAGTGCCTGGGGTGCTCTGTTGAGTGCTTGTAGGAGTTATGGAAACAATGAACTAGGTAGAGGAGCTGCAGTGCATGTCCTTGAGTTGGAGCCCTCGAACTCAGCTGGTTATCTGCTGGCATCAAACATGTATGCCGCAGGTGGATTCTGGGACAATGTGGCAAGGATGAGAGGGTTGGTGAAGGAGAGGGATGTCAAGGTTATGGTGGGTTACAGCTTGGTGCACTTAGAGAACAAGCCACATAGGTTTGTAGCCGGAGATGCGACTCACCCGCAGGCTGGCGAGATACATGCATTAGTGGAGTATTTGCATGGTTGTATGAAGATGGATAGTAGAATTGAGATACTTGAAGATTCCTTTCCATGCTGA